The proteins below are encoded in one region of Syntrophorhabdaceae bacterium:
- a CDS encoding cytochrome c biogenesis protein CcdA, translating into MIFSGLMSITDFKSLFAFVSGLLSFFSPCVLPLVPSYLIFISGISFEEFTEAGAAVKYRKTVLLHSVAFILGFSFVFVTLGLSSSILGNFFADYQTYIIRLGGIILIVMGFFYLNIIKLPFLNQEKVIHLRKKPLGMAGSFIVGITFSLGWTPCVGPALSSILILASTTDNLLQGVTLLSLYSLGLAIPFIASALVFDHLFALLKRSSRVVKYAMTTMGLLLIIIGLLLVTNYYGVITSRVGALFG; encoded by the coding sequence ATGATTTTTAGCGGTCTCATGTCCATTACCGATTTCAAAAGCCTTTTTGCCTTTGTATCGGGACTTCTCTCCTTCTTCAGTCCCTGTGTGCTCCCCCTCGTTCCTTCATATCTTATATTCATCAGCGGAATAAGCTTCGAAGAGTTCACTGAAGCAGGCGCGGCGGTGAAGTACCGGAAAACGGTGTTGCTCCATTCCGTCGCCTTTATCTTAGGATTCTCTTTCGTCTTCGTAACCCTAGGCCTCTCGTCCTCCATTCTCGGCAATTTCTTCGCCGATTACCAAACTTATATCATAAGACTGGGAGGCATCATCCTCATAGTAATGGGATTTTTCTATCTCAATATAATAAAATTGCCTTTTCTCAACCAGGAGAAGGTGATTCATCTGAGAAAGAAGCCTTTGGGCATGGCAGGGTCCTTTATTGTGGGCATTACCTTCTCCCTGGGCTGGACCCCCTGCGTAGGCCCCGCCCTCTCCTCCATCCTCATCCTCGCCTCCACCACCGACAACCTGCTCCAGGGCGTCACCCTTCTCTCCCTCTATTCCTTAGGCCTCGCCATCCCCTTCATCGCCTCCGCCCTCGTCTTCGACCACCTCTTTGCCCTCCTAAAACGCTCGAGCAGGGTAGTAAAGTACGCCATGACAACAATGGGCCTCCTCCTCATAATCATAGGCCTGCTGCTCGTAACGAATTACTACGGAGTGATTACTTCGCGAGTGGGAGCGTTGTTCGGATGA
- a CDS encoding peptidylprolyl isomerase produces the protein MKIFAVTGIIFSLLLPLSSYGEVVDRVVAIVNDDIITLKETEKYVPVEKKGEFVSVSEYLRNIKLREKMDILIDDLLIRQQAKRFHIEASDKDADSVVEGIKKQHLISEEDLKRQLQKDGISYKDFYEGLKSNILRTRVLARMISSENISITEGDVEAYYNSHLSDFKDEEFRLLHVFVSGKRPDIKDRALAAYNELKEGKSFESVAKKYSDDPSAEKGGDIGFIRKEDLIPEFKGAVNFLVPGGYTQLVSSPYGLHILKLVEVRQGGTIPFDTVKPRIKEKLVQEQSQKRYKEYIEKLRKASYIEVKI, from the coding sequence ATGAAGATATTTGCAGTAACCGGTATCATTTTTAGTCTTCTTCTGCCTTTGTCATCCTATGGCGAAGTGGTGGACAGGGTAGTGGCTATCGTGAATGACGATATCATAACCTTGAAGGAGACGGAGAAATATGTTCCTGTCGAGAAAAAGGGGGAGTTCGTCTCGGTGAGCGAATATCTCCGTAATATCAAGCTCAGGGAGAAGATGGACATCCTTATCGATGACCTCCTCATCAGGCAGCAGGCGAAGAGATTTCACATAGAGGCCAGTGATAAAGATGCTGATTCCGTAGTGGAGGGCATCAAGAAACAGCATCTTATCTCTGAAGAGGACCTGAAGCGACAGCTTCAAAAAGACGGGATCAGTTACAAGGATTTTTATGAGGGCCTGAAATCGAATATCCTGCGCACAAGGGTCCTCGCGAGGATGATCTCGTCTGAAAACATATCGATTACGGAAGGAGATGTCGAGGCATATTATAATTCCCATCTCTCGGATTTCAAGGATGAGGAGTTCAGGCTCCTCCATGTCTTCGTATCAGGGAAAAGGCCCGACATCAAGGATCGTGCCCTTGCGGCTTATAACGAGCTGAAAGAGGGAAAGTCATTCGAGTCGGTGGCAAAGAAATACTCGGATGACCCCTCCGCCGAAAAAGGCGGCGACATCGGCTTTATCAGGAAAGAAGACCTTATTCCGGAATTCAAGGGGGCGGTCAATTTTCTGGTCCCCGGCGGGTATACCCAACTCGTTTCGAGTCCTTACGGACTTCATATCCTGAAGCTCGTGGAGGTGAGACAGGGTGGCACTATACCCTTCGACACGGTTAAACCGAGAATTAAGGAAAAACTCGTGCAGGAGCAGAGTCAGAAACGGTATAAGGAATATATCGAAAAGCTCCGAAAAGCTTCTTATATCGAAGTTAAGATCTGA
- a CDS encoding DNA internalization-related competence protein ComEC/Rec2 translates to MFVGAAILFASGIYLEALWRCPPLWIAAGLFIPLVLVPFLITRARIVAICLMAFLFVAAGMLRIGLVSESRLPIIIDEERRIYEGLVIESSPATKIIELIKPEEQAGMKAILRTDKTLVINDKVRVFGQMRETSLTFNNPSLSSWKWIKRLEGVWYEIKGIPVSTTAGMNYVHRWRSFLARRIDASGARYGGILKALTIGDTSGLDEATKTLFLETGTSHILAISGSNIGIVTAFFFFLARILFRRSARVRLRGDDIRFAALLSIPFTILFMITAGSSIPTVRATIMICFFMIALFFERGAHVMNALGLSALLILLLYPHSLFSPSFQLTFASVIFIILCTGRFSALFRNMNKAGRWLLSSVLMTIAATIGTLPIVLYHFHGVNPLSLLHNFIAIPPICLVAMPMSLVGLVVPWGDYLLRLSGDILAVTVYVLERLNTGYIYPLMRPSLFECFLYFALVLSLLYIKIRTVAAGLILALLPLSVCYGIYAYGNRFTHNSLCIDFIDVGLGDAMLVEAPGGVRMLIDGGPEVRGVYDVGKSVITPVLLSRKIGTLDYVINTHPHGDHVGGLMYVIRHFKVKRFATGAYFPREPRFLELLALLREKNIPIEIWKKGEKQFPSTGMSVETLNPPTGDSTEEPNNASLVLKLTYGSRSFLLTGDIDGEIEGRLIRTGTSLRSAVLKVPHHGSRFGSTPAFVAAVKPDVAVLSVGKGNKGLPGDDALRVYRALSIPLLRTDRQGFISICTDGRELTCGSYLPLR, encoded by the coding sequence TTGTTCGTAGGGGCGGCAATTCTTTTCGCCTCCGGCATCTATCTGGAGGCCCTCTGGCGCTGCCCGCCCCTATGGATCGCTGCCGGACTTTTCATCCCCCTGGTTCTCGTCCCATTCCTGATAACCCGCGCCCGAATTGTAGCGATATGCCTCATGGCCTTCCTCTTTGTGGCGGCCGGTATGCTCCGTATCGGCTTGGTCTCGGAAAGCCGGCTTCCCATCATCATCGATGAAGAGCGCCGTATATATGAGGGGCTGGTCATCGAATCTTCTCCGGCCACCAAAATTATCGAACTCATAAAGCCTGAGGAACAGGCAGGGATGAAAGCAATCCTGAGGACGGATAAGACACTTGTAATCAACGATAAGGTGCGGGTTTTCGGACAGATGAGAGAGACGTCTCTTACCTTTAACAACCCCTCCCTCAGCTCCTGGAAATGGATTAAGAGGCTTGAAGGCGTGTGGTATGAGATAAAGGGCATCCCCGTCTCTACGACTGCCGGGATGAATTATGTCCATCGATGGAGAAGCTTCCTGGCCCGCAGGATCGATGCATCGGGCGCCAGGTACGGGGGCATCCTCAAAGCCCTCACCATCGGCGACACGAGCGGTCTCGACGAGGCAACCAAGACCCTGTTCCTCGAAACCGGAACCTCCCATATTCTCGCCATATCGGGTTCGAATATAGGCATCGTGACAGCTTTCTTCTTTTTTCTTGCCCGCATCCTGTTCAGAAGATCGGCCCGGGTGAGGTTGAGGGGAGACGACATACGCTTCGCCGCCCTCCTCTCCATTCCTTTCACCATTTTATTTATGATCACCGCCGGTTCCAGCATCCCTACGGTAAGGGCAACGATCATGATATGCTTTTTCATGATCGCCCTCTTCTTCGAGAGGGGCGCCCACGTAATGAACGCCCTCGGCCTTTCTGCCCTCCTCATTCTGCTCCTCTATCCCCATTCCCTCTTTTCCCCTTCTTTTCAGCTTACCTTCGCAAGCGTCATCTTTATCATCCTCTGTACCGGCAGGTTCAGCGCCCTTTTCAGGAACATGAACAAAGCAGGACGGTGGCTCCTCTCCTCCGTGCTCATGACAATAGCCGCGACAATCGGCACTTTGCCCATCGTTCTTTACCATTTTCATGGGGTGAATCCCCTCTCCCTGCTCCACAATTTTATCGCCATCCCCCCGATTTGTCTCGTGGCCATGCCCATGAGCCTCGTGGGGCTCGTGGTTCCATGGGGCGATTATCTTCTCAGGCTCTCGGGAGATATCCTTGCCGTTACCGTATACGTTCTTGAACGGTTGAATACGGGATACATCTACCCCCTTATGCGGCCATCCCTTTTCGAATGTTTCCTCTATTTCGCCCTCGTCCTGTCCTTGCTCTACATCAAAATACGTACGGTCGCCGCGGGCCTCATCCTCGCCCTTCTCCCCCTGTCCGTCTGCTATGGGATTTATGCTTATGGAAATAGGTTTACTCACAACTCTTTATGCATCGATTTCATAGACGTGGGTCTTGGAGACGCCATGCTTGTGGAGGCGCCCGGAGGCGTACGGATGCTCATCGACGGAGGTCCCGAGGTACGGGGCGTCTATGACGTGGGGAAATCGGTCATCACCCCTGTCCTCCTCTCTCGTAAGATCGGGACTCTCGATTACGTGATAAATACCCATCCCCACGGCGACCATGTGGGGGGATTGATGTATGTGATCCGCCACTTCAAGGTAAAACGCTTTGCCACGGGCGCTTACTTTCCGAGAGAGCCCAGGTTTCTGGAGCTCCTCGCCCTTCTCAGGGAAAAAAATATTCCGATAGAGATATGGAAAAAGGGAGAGAAGCAGTTTCCTTCGACCGGTATGTCCGTGGAAACTCTCAATCCCCCAACCGGAGATTCAACGGAGGAGCCGAATAACGCGTCCCTTGTCCTCAAATTAACCTATGGGAGTCGATCCTTTCTCCTTACCGGCGATATTGACGGCGAGATAGAGGGAAGGCTTATTCGGACAGGCACATCCCTGAGATCGGCTGTTCTCAAGGTGCCCCATCACGGCAGCCGGTTCGGGAGCACCCCTGCATTCGTGGCGGCGGTGAAGCCCGATGTTGCGGTCCTGAGTGTGGGAAAGGGTAACAAGGGCCTTCCGGGAGACGACGCGCTCAGGGTCTACCGGGCCCTCTCGATCCCGCTGCTCCGTACCGACCGGCAGGGCTTTATCTCCATATGCACCGATGGGCGGGAGCTGACCTGTGGCTCCTATCTTCCCCTCAGATAG
- the yqeB gene encoding selenium-dependent molybdenum cofactor biosynthesis protein YqeB, which translates to MGRSADLSALTIIMKGAGDVASGIAHRLHSARFHRLLLLEIGEPLCVRRTVSFSEAVYRGAMEVEGVKAELVRDIEDLEEVWKRKSIAVMVDPRWTAIEIIKPRIVVDAIMAKRNIGTTTHEAPTVIGVGPGFTAPLDVHVVIESKRGHDLGKAIYDGSAEAYTGVPGSVMGYATERVLRSPVAGPVKAIKKIGDRVAKGELVLYVGDVPVYGSFDGVLRGLIREIEVTAGEKIGDVDPRGIGEYCYTISDKARAIGGGVLEAVLHAVNL; encoded by the coding sequence ATGGGGAGATCGGCAGATCTTTCCGCGTTGACCATAATCATGAAAGGTGCGGGTGACGTGGCGAGCGGCATTGCCCACCGTCTTCACTCGGCCCGTTTTCACCGCCTCCTTCTGCTGGAGATAGGCGAGCCCCTCTGCGTGCGACGGACCGTCTCTTTCTCGGAGGCGGTCTACCGCGGCGCCATGGAGGTCGAGGGGGTAAAGGCCGAGCTGGTCCGTGACATCGAGGACCTTGAAGAAGTGTGGAAAAGGAAATCGATCGCCGTAATGGTGGACCCCCGCTGGACGGCAATAGAGATAATAAAGCCACGTATAGTGGTGGACGCTATCATGGCCAAGCGGAACATTGGGACCACGACGCATGAGGCCCCCACCGTAATCGGGGTGGGACCTGGGTTTACCGCGCCCTTGGATGTGCATGTGGTGATAGAGAGCAAACGGGGCCATGACCTGGGGAAGGCCATCTATGACGGCTCCGCCGAAGCCTATACGGGTGTTCCCGGCTCGGTCATGGGCTATGCGACTGAGAGGGTCCTGAGGTCGCCGGTCGCCGGGCCGGTAAAGGCAATAAAGAAGATCGGAGATCGGGTGGCAAAGGGGGAGTTGGTCCTTTACGTGGGTGATGTGCCTGTGTATGGAAGCTTCGATGGGGTTCTGAGAGGCCTTATCAGAGAGATAGAGGTGACGGCGGGAGAGAAAATAGGGGATGTGGACCCCAGGGGAATAGGAGAATATTGTTACACTATTTCCGACAAAGCCCGGGCCATTGGTGGCGGAGTCCTCGAAGCCGTACTGCATGCAGTGAATTTATAG
- a CDS encoding Ppx/GppA phosphatase family protein has product MKYASIDIGTNTVLLLVADFKDGRLHDICDLAHITRLGEGLKSTGVLSREAMDRTFAALARYKAEALEQGAEEFFCVGTAAMREAGNSADFVKRVRDSLGITIRIISGREEAYYTWLSVRHDRLSRTSRFIVIDVGGGSTEVIEGNDIGFMDFISLPVGSVKLTEMFIKNDPPKEDETSRLTAFLKETINLPFDGRGCTLVGTAGTATSLAAIAMGLETFEKKAVHGLAMPVETIERLIREMGSMNLEERKKLKGMEPGRADILLQGIILIREIMACLNVTELVVSANGGRYGVLYEELKGREG; this is encoded by the coding sequence ATGAAATATGCATCCATCGACATCGGTACCAATACCGTACTCCTTCTCGTGGCGGATTTCAAGGACGGCCGTCTCCACGACATATGCGATCTGGCGCACATCACGAGACTCGGAGAGGGGCTCAAGTCCACCGGGGTCCTGTCCCGGGAGGCGATGGACAGGACCTTTGCCGCCCTTGCCCGATATAAGGCGGAGGCCCTGGAGCAGGGCGCAGAGGAGTTCTTCTGCGTGGGGACTGCCGCGATGAGAGAAGCGGGTAACAGCGCGGATTTCGTGAAACGAGTACGCGACAGCCTTGGCATAACGATCAGGATCATCAGCGGAAGAGAAGAGGCTTATTATACCTGGCTCTCCGTGCGTCACGACCGATTATCCCGGACAAGCCGTTTCATCGTGATTGATGTAGGTGGGGGCAGCACGGAAGTAATAGAAGGAAACGACATCGGGTTCATGGATTTCATCTCTTTGCCTGTAGGCTCCGTAAAGCTGACGGAGATGTTCATAAAAAACGATCCCCCTAAAGAAGACGAGACCTCACGACTGACGGCGTTTCTCAAAGAAACGATTAATCTGCCCTTTGACGGCAGAGGCTGTACCCTCGTGGGTACGGCGGGGACCGCAACCAGTCTCGCCGCCATTGCCATGGGTCTCGAGACCTTTGAAAAAAAGGCCGTCCACGGACTTGCCATGCCGGTAGAGACTATCGAGAGGCTCATCCGGGAGATGGGCTCCATGAATCTGGAGGAGAGGAAAAAATTGAAAGGCATGGAGCCCGGCCGGGCGGATATCCTTCTCCAGGGGATCATCCTCATTCGGGAGATCATGGCCTGCCTCAATGTCACGGAGCTTGTGGTAAGCGCCAACGGAGGCCGCTATGGCGTGCTCTATGAAGAGCTGAAGGGGAGGGAAGGGTAA
- a CDS encoding replication-associated recombination protein A — MDLFSQTPLDAGTRKPLADRMRPRDLTEFVGQEHILGEGRMLRRLLEKGDIPSMILWGPSGVGKTTLGWLMGRYLKVPFISLSAVSIGIKEVKEVIQKARLRKIILFIDEFHRFNKLQQDTFLSHVENGDIILIGATTENPSFEIISPLLSRMRVLTLRPLGAEDLIKIIERAVTADEELKAGKAALEEGVAGEIALLSNGDARRALNLLELCYKMVKKDGQKEALIDHPTVREAYQKNVAVYDKKGEMHYDLISAFHKSMRGSDADASLYWLARMIEGGEDPLFIARRMVRFASEDVGNADPRALTLAMSAMEAFKFIGPPEGYLALAQACLYLSLCEKSNAVYIAYNAAAADARTLPEYPVPLHIRNAPTKLMKELGYGNEYLYPHDFEGALVKQDYLPEELKGRLYYNPTERGYEKQLKAFLEKVKKVVKGA, encoded by the coding sequence ATGGACCTTTTCAGCCAGACCCCTCTTGATGCCGGTACGCGCAAACCTCTTGCGGACCGGATGCGGCCCCGGGATTTAACCGAATTCGTCGGACAGGAGCACATCCTCGGCGAAGGCAGGATGCTGCGGAGACTCCTTGAGAAAGGAGATATCCCTTCCATGATCCTCTGGGGGCCGAGCGGCGTCGGAAAGACAACCCTGGGCTGGCTTATGGGACGCTATCTGAAGGTGCCCTTCATCTCTTTAAGCGCCGTCAGCATCGGAATAAAGGAGGTGAAAGAGGTTATTCAAAAAGCGCGGCTTCGGAAGATTATACTTTTTATAGACGAATTCCACCGGTTCAACAAACTCCAGCAGGACACCTTCCTTTCCCATGTGGAGAACGGTGATATCATCCTCATAGGCGCAACCACGGAGAACCCTTCTTTTGAGATCATCTCCCCTCTCCTTTCGAGGATGCGCGTCCTCACGCTGCGGCCTCTGGGGGCAGAGGATCTCATCAAAATCATAGAGCGGGCCGTCACGGCAGACGAGGAGCTTAAAGCCGGGAAAGCGGCACTCGAAGAGGGTGTCGCGGGCGAAATTGCCCTCCTTTCAAACGGGGATGCGAGAAGGGCCCTCAATTTGCTGGAGCTGTGCTACAAGATGGTAAAGAAAGACGGTCAGAAAGAGGCCCTCATCGATCATCCGACTGTGCGCGAAGCTTATCAGAAAAATGTGGCGGTCTATGATAAGAAAGGCGAGATGCATTACGACCTGATTAGCGCCTTCCATAAGAGCATGAGGGGCTCCGACGCGGATGCGTCCCTTTACTGGCTTGCCCGGATGATAGAGGGAGGGGAGGACCCGTTGTTTATCGCCAGAAGAATGGTCCGTTTTGCCTCCGAGGATGTGGGAAACGCGGACCCCCGTGCCCTGACCCTCGCCATGTCTGCCATGGAGGCCTTTAAATTCATAGGTCCCCCGGAGGGATATCTGGCTCTCGCCCAGGCCTGCCTCTATCTCAGCCTATGCGAAAAGAGCAATGCGGTCTATATAGCCTACAATGCCGCCGCAGCCGATGCAAGAACCCTCCCCGAGTATCCCGTGCCTCTCCACATCAGGAACGCCCCCACAAAACTGATGAAGGAGCTTGGATACGGCAACGAATATCTCTATCCCCACGATTTCGAAGGGGCCCTCGTAAAGCAGGATTATCTTCCGGAAGAGCTGAAGGGCAGACTATACTACAATCCCACAGAACGGGGATATGAAAAGCAGCTCAAGGCGTTTCTGGAGAAGGTGAAGAAAGTCGTGAAGGGGGCTTGA
- a CDS encoding peptidyl-prolyl cis-trans isomerase → MKKICFLLCAALLFFSCSKKEEGKVLVTMDGDTITLSEFNKALDKIPMNMKMLVASDTGKRNYLDNLITRKLLLREAKKEKIDKDKEFQEKLDEIKDQLLMETLLKKKLVLDGSVTDEDLKKYYEAHKEEFKKDGEISTRQILVKTEDEAKQVLQKVQKGEDFAELARRYSIDPSAKASGGEIGYHAKGSLVPEYEAAAFKLKKVGQVSGIVKTQFGYHIIKLEGQKPPSYVPFEEVKDFIKQKLAQEKQKELFEKYVADLKKSTKITVDEQLLKTEEKQGKAGPSEKPETKDGAPAPAVKPDAKETAKPEAKDAAKPEAKKEGPVSKEEGQPKK, encoded by the coding sequence ATGAAAAAGATATGTTTTCTCCTGTGCGCTGCCTTATTGTTTTTCTCATGTTCAAAAAAAGAGGAGGGTAAAGTCCTGGTGACCATGGACGGAGATACCATCACCCTCAGCGAATTCAATAAAGCCCTTGATAAGATACCTATGAATATGAAGATGCTCGTTGCCTCCGATACAGGCAAGAGAAATTATCTTGACAATCTGATCACGAGAAAACTCCTTCTCAGGGAAGCGAAGAAGGAAAAGATAGATAAAGACAAAGAATTTCAGGAAAAACTCGATGAGATCAAAGACCAGCTCCTCATGGAGACATTACTCAAGAAAAAGCTGGTTCTGGACGGAAGCGTAACCGACGAAGACCTGAAGAAATATTATGAGGCGCACAAAGAGGAATTCAAGAAAGACGGCGAGATCAGCACGCGCCAGATACTCGTAAAAACCGAAGACGAAGCGAAACAGGTCCTGCAAAAAGTCCAGAAGGGAGAGGACTTCGCCGAGCTTGCCCGCAGATACTCGATCGATCCGAGCGCAAAAGCCTCGGGCGGCGAGATAGGCTACCACGCGAAAGGATCCCTTGTTCCCGAATATGAGGCCGCGGCTTTCAAGCTCAAAAAAGTGGGTCAGGTGAGTGGGATCGTGAAGACCCAGTTCGGCTATCACATCATAAAGCTTGAAGGACAGAAACCCCCTTCATATGTGCCTTTTGAGGAAGTCAAAGATTTCATAAAACAGAAGCTCGCCCAGGAGAAACAGAAGGAATTATTCGAAAAGTACGTGGCCGACCTGAAAAAATCAACGAAAATCACTGTGGACGAACAACTGCTCAAGACCGAAGAGAAACAGGGAAAAGCAGGACCTTCCGAAAAGCCCGAGACAAAGGACGGGGCACCGGCGCCGGCCGTGAAGCCTGATGCAAAGGAAACAGCGAAGCCGGAGGCGAAGGATGCCGCAAAACCGGAGGCGAAAAAGGAAGGGCCTGTATCGAAAGAGGAGGGGCAGCCTAAGAAATGA
- a CDS encoding RNA polymerase factor sigma-32 — translation MEEVGETEIPDTDVSDEALALIEDKSLPLPYDPLRTYLAEVSKYPVLSREEEFEVSCKVFDSKDRDAAQKLVISNLKLVVKIALEYYNTYLSVLDLIQEGNVGLLHAVKKYNPYKGTRFSTYASFWIRAYMLKYIMDSWSLVKVGTTQGQRKLFYRLNKEKQKLEALGIYPTPKILAASLDVKEEEVEDMEKRLAYTDVSLETPIYDESEDTIMDLMKSDENIEEMIGDKEGREILSKKINEFKKTLNDKEVYIFEQRVVAEEPVTLQEIGAKFQISRERVRQIENRVLKKFKEHFKGERN, via the coding sequence TTGGAAGAAGTAGGGGAAACCGAAATACCTGATACTGATGTTTCCGACGAAGCGCTTGCACTCATTGAGGACAAATCGCTTCCCCTCCCTTACGACCCGCTGAGGACTTACCTTGCGGAGGTATCAAAATATCCGGTCCTTTCCCGGGAGGAGGAGTTTGAGGTCTCCTGTAAGGTCTTTGACAGTAAAGACAGGGATGCGGCCCAGAAGCTGGTAATATCGAACCTTAAGCTCGTGGTGAAGATCGCCCTCGAATACTATAATACCTATCTGAGTGTGCTCGATCTGATACAGGAAGGCAATGTGGGCCTTCTGCATGCGGTGAAGAAGTACAATCCCTATAAGGGCACCAGATTTTCGACTTATGCCTCCTTTTGGATCAGGGCCTATATGCTTAAATATATCATGGATTCATGGAGCCTGGTGAAGGTGGGGACCACTCAGGGGCAGAGGAAGCTCTTTTATCGGCTGAACAAGGAAAAGCAGAAACTCGAGGCCCTCGGCATCTATCCCACGCCGAAAATCCTTGCCGCATCTCTCGACGTCAAAGAAGAGGAAGTGGAAGACATGGAGAAAAGGCTCGCCTATACGGATGTCTCCCTCGAAACCCCGATTTATGACGAGAGTGAAGACACGATCATGGATTTGATGAAGAGCGATGAAAATATCGAAGAGATGATCGGCGACAAGGAAGGGCGGGAAATCCTTTCCAAAAAGATCAACGAGTTCAAAAAGACCTTGAATGACAAAGAAGTCTACATCTTCGAGCAGCGTGTCGTCGCCGAAGAGCCGGTGACGCTCCAGGAGATAGGAGCAAAGTTTCAGATCTCCCGAGAGCGGGTAAGGCAGATAGAAAACCGGGTGCTGAAGAAGTTCAAGGAGCATTTCAAGGGCGAGCGCAATTAG
- a CDS encoding DUF2238 domain-containing protein yields the protein MARESSWMKREKYLCLLILFYLVVLVWSAIKPRDPFTWVLEVTPALAGFGILLFTYRRFRFTDFVYTLVLIHCVILFIGGHYTYAEVPLFHWISRLTGGIRNNYDKVGHFAQGFVPALVARELLLRLKKVNGKGWTDFFVICIALAISAFYELVEWWTALLTGESAEAFLGTQGYIWDTQSDMFWAFIGSLAAVVLFSKYQDRKIALIGFKPPSRLSSPSPETP from the coding sequence ATGGCGCGTGAGTCTTCATGGATGAAAAGGGAAAAATACCTGTGCCTTCTCATCCTCTTCTATCTGGTTGTGCTGGTCTGGTCAGCCATAAAGCCAAGGGACCCTTTTACCTGGGTTCTTGAAGTCACGCCGGCCTTAGCCGGCTTCGGGATCCTCCTTTTTACCTACAGACGATTCAGATTTACGGACTTCGTATATACCTTGGTGCTTATCCATTGCGTGATCCTCTTCATCGGAGGCCACTATACCTATGCCGAGGTCCCTTTGTTCCACTGGATTTCCAGACTTACGGGCGGCATACGCAATAATTACGACAAGGTGGGACATTTTGCCCAGGGATTCGTACCGGCCCTGGTCGCCAGGGAGTTGCTCCTTCGCCTTAAAAAGGTGAACGGCAAAGGATGGACCGATTTCTTCGTCATATGCATCGCCCTTGCCATAAGCGCTTTTTACGAGCTGGTCGAGTGGTGGACGGCCCTCCTTACCGGAGAATCGGCCGAAGCCTTCCTGGGGACACAAGGATATATATGGGATACTCAGTCGGATATGTTCTGGGCCTTTATCGGATCGCTGGCGGCGGTGGTCCTCTTCTCGAAATATCAGGACCGTAAGATTGCTCTGATCGGCTTCAAGCCCCCTTCACGACTTTCTTCACCTTCTCCAGAAACGCCTTGA
- the pdxA gene encoding 4-hydroxythreonine-4-phosphate dehydrogenase PdxA, with protein sequence MRRIAVTMGDPAGIGAEIILKALPDLCRKNIPVVIGDSSALEAISPVLGPSHTWKFKRFGQAGAGEAEFVDMALVKKVAFGAVDKACGRASYQYILEALKYAFSGAVSAIVTAPINKVSLRLGGAPFTGHTELLAHFGGVRDYVMMMANRRMRVSLVTIHIPLRDVPDALSVEKVVRTIGITHQSLRDYFAIPAPYLKVSGLNPHAGEQGIMGTEEKVIEEAVVLARSLGIRVDGPFPGDTLFHDPSCDAFVAMYHDQGLIPVKTVDFRHTVNITLGLPFVRTSPGHGTGFDIAGQGNADPTGLIEAFRTAETMASHFE encoded by the coding sequence ATGAGAAGAATCGCAGTTACCATGGGAGACCCCGCCGGCATAGGGGCCGAAATAATCCTGAAGGCGCTGCCTGACCTGTGCCGGAAGAATATACCTGTAGTTATAGGTGATTCTTCCGCCCTAGAGGCCATCTCGCCCGTACTCGGGCCATCACATACGTGGAAATTCAAGAGATTCGGACAGGCCGGGGCAGGCGAGGCGGAATTCGTCGATATGGCGCTTGTAAAGAAGGTGGCCTTCGGTGCCGTAGATAAGGCTTGCGGCAGGGCCTCGTATCAATATATTCTGGAAGCCCTCAAATATGCGTTTTCAGGGGCGGTCTCCGCGATAGTGACCGCCCCCATCAACAAAGTCTCCCTTCGCCTGGGCGGCGCCCCTTTCACGGGCCATACCGAGCTTTTGGCCCATTTCGGCGGAGTAAGGGATTACGTGATGATGATGGCGAACAGGCGCATGCGTGTGTCTCTGGTCACCATACATATCCCTTTAAGAGATGTACCCGATGCCCTGTCCGTAGAGAAGGTGGTCCGCACCATCGGAATCACCCACCAGTCGCTGCGGGATTATTTCGCTATACCCGCTCCTTACCTTAAAGTATCGGGTCTCAATCCTCACGCGGGGGAACAGGGGATCATGGGCACGGAGGAGAAGGTCATCGAGGAAGCAGTCGTCCTTGCCCGTTCACTTGGAATCCGCGTAGACGGTCCTTTTCCCGGCGACACCCTTTTCCACGATCCGAGCTGCGATGCTTTTGTGGCCATGTACCACGATCAGGGGCTGATTCCGGTCAAGACCGTCGATTTCAGACATACGGTGAATATTACTCTGGGCCTGCCCTTCGTGCGTACATCCCCGGGTCATGGAACGGGGTTCGATATTGCGGGACAGGGGAATGCCGACCCCACGGGCCTCATAGAGGCCTTCAGAACAGCGGAGACAATGGCCTCCCACTTCGAATGA